In the genome of Actinomadura graeca, one region contains:
- a CDS encoding NUDIX domain-containing protein — MQDGEEPAVRRIGTRVVYENPWMTVREDEVERLDGSRGIYGVIDKPDFVVVVPAENGGFHLVEEYRYPIRRRTWSFPQGTMPGRHQAVPEDLAALELAQETGLRAGTLTHLGYLNCSHGTSGQGFNVFLATDLVPGEPDREPEEQDMRQRFFTEAEFKALIRDGHVTDDSTLAAYALLALHEDRWITARLEG; from the coding sequence ATGCAGGACGGGGAGGAGCCCGCGGTCCGCCGGATCGGCACGCGGGTGGTCTACGAGAACCCGTGGATGACCGTCCGCGAGGACGAGGTCGAGCGGCTGGACGGCTCGCGCGGCATCTACGGCGTCATCGACAAACCGGACTTCGTCGTGGTGGTGCCGGCCGAGAACGGCGGCTTCCACCTCGTCGAGGAGTACCGCTACCCCATCCGCCGCCGCACGTGGAGCTTCCCCCAGGGCACCATGCCCGGGCGGCACCAGGCCGTCCCTGAGGACCTCGCCGCCCTCGAACTCGCCCAGGAGACGGGCCTGCGCGCCGGCACCCTGACCCACCTCGGCTACCTGAACTGCTCCCACGGGACGAGCGGCCAGGGGTTCAACGTCTTCCTCGCCACGGACCTCGTGCCCGGAGAGCCCGACCGCGAGCCCGAAGAGCAGGACATGCGCCAGCGCTTCTTCACCGAGGCCGAGTTCAAGGCCCTCATCCGCGACGGCCACGTCACCGACGACTCCACACTGGCCGCCTACGCGCTCCTCGCCCTCCACGAGGACCGGTGGATCACGGCTCGCCTGGAAGGGTGA
- a CDS encoding sensor histidine kinase, with amino-acid sequence MTAPVVHRLWARLPRPLDPLRSIKVKFGVVVVVTACVAVLIVLWGYPLGFRARQTLPVGVLISLVVIQLLAHGMTAPLREMTAAARAMARGDYSRRVRATSRDEVGELAQAFNRMAADLAEVDRQRREFVANVSHELRTPISALQAVLENVADGVTPATPEVLGSALDQTERLGRLVTQLLDLSRADAGAAALELSRVDVAAFVADVTAEAEAGHPGALFESDVTPGLHATADRDRLHQVVANLLANAARHGPPGRPVTITARPGAAPGGLVLEVADEGPGIPPAERARVFERFSRGTASGPRAGTPGGGTGLGLAIARWATDLHGGDITVLDTAGGCRVRVTLPGEP; translated from the coding sequence GTGACGGCCCCCGTCGTCCACCGGCTGTGGGCGCGGCTGCCGCGGCCGCTGGACCCGCTGCGCTCGATCAAGGTGAAGTTCGGCGTCGTCGTGGTGGTGACCGCGTGCGTCGCGGTGCTGATCGTGCTGTGGGGATATCCGCTGGGGTTCCGCGCCCGGCAGACGCTGCCGGTGGGCGTGCTGATCTCGCTGGTGGTGATCCAGCTGCTCGCGCACGGGATGACGGCGCCGCTGCGCGAGATGACGGCGGCGGCGCGGGCGATGGCGCGGGGCGACTACAGCCGCCGTGTCCGGGCCACGTCCAGGGACGAGGTCGGCGAGCTGGCGCAGGCGTTCAACCGGATGGCCGCCGACCTGGCGGAGGTCGACCGGCAGCGCCGCGAGTTCGTCGCGAACGTCTCGCATGAGCTGCGCACGCCGATCAGCGCGTTGCAGGCCGTCCTGGAGAACGTCGCGGACGGCGTCACCCCGGCGACCCCCGAGGTGCTCGGCTCGGCGCTCGACCAGACCGAGCGCCTCGGCCGCCTCGTCACCCAGCTGCTCGACCTGTCGCGGGCGGACGCGGGCGCCGCGGCGCTGGAGCTGTCGCGCGTGGACGTCGCCGCGTTCGTCGCCGACGTCACGGCGGAGGCCGAGGCCGGGCATCCGGGCGCCCTGTTCGAGTCCGATGTCACCCCCGGCCTGCATGCCACCGCCGACCGGGACCGTCTCCACCAGGTCGTCGCGAACCTGCTGGCCAACGCCGCCCGGCACGGCCCGCCCGGCAGGCCCGTCACGATCACGGCCCGGCCCGGCGCGGCGCCGGGCGGCCTCGTCCTGGAGGTCGCCGACGAGGGGCCCGGCATCCCGCCCGCGGAACGCGCCCGCGTGTTCGAGCGCTTCTCCCGGGGCACCGCGTCCGGCCCCCGCGCCGGGACCCCGGGCGGCGGGACGGGTCTCGGCCTCGCCATCGCCCGCTGGGCCACCGACCTGCATGGCGGCGACATCACCGTCCTCGACACGGCCGGCGGCTGCCGCGTCCGCGTCACCCTTCCAGGCGAGCCGTGA
- a CDS encoding GntR family transcriptional regulator translates to MPRPPTKAQAITSALAARIVEGELDPGAWLPSERELAREFGADRSTVRRALRMLADQGLVRVEHGSGVQVRLERPVRRAASDITRQVGGWRGFHASALAEGHRPFTRTVVREVDADARVARRLAVPVGTRVLERARVQGVEGEPPVQTATTWVLMDVVARLPVLREVDTGPGGIYSRLEEAGYGILFEESVTCRLPRADEQATLRIGSGQPVLTLWRRAFDQDERVVEVTHRVVVGDRHELVYRYGPGA, encoded by the coding sequence ATGCCGCGTCCCCCCACGAAGGCCCAAGCGATCACGAGCGCGCTGGCCGCCCGGATCGTCGAGGGCGAGCTGGACCCGGGCGCGTGGCTGCCGTCGGAGCGCGAGCTGGCCCGCGAGTTCGGCGCGGACCGCTCCACCGTCCGCCGGGCGCTGCGGATGCTGGCCGACCAGGGCCTCGTGCGCGTCGAGCACGGCTCGGGGGTGCAGGTGCGGCTGGAACGCCCGGTGCGGCGCGCCGCGTCCGACATCACCCGGCAGGTCGGCGGCTGGCGCGGCTTCCACGCGTCCGCTCTGGCTGAGGGACACAGGCCCTTCACGCGCACGGTCGTCCGCGAGGTGGACGCCGACGCCCGGGTCGCCCGCCGCCTGGCCGTCCCGGTCGGCACGCGGGTGCTGGAGCGCGCGCGTGTCCAGGGCGTCGAGGGGGAGCCGCCCGTCCAGACCGCGACCACATGGGTGCTCATGGACGTGGTGGCGCGGCTCCCGGTGCTGCGGGAGGTCGACACCGGCCCCGGCGGCATCTACTCGCGGCTGGAGGAGGCCGGGTACGGCATCCTGTTCGAGGAGTCGGTGACCTGCCGCCTCCCGCGCGCCGACGAGCAGGCCACGCTGCGGATCGGCTCCGGCCAGCCCGTCCTGACCCTGTGGCGCCGCGCCTTCGACCAGGACGAGCGGGTGGTCGAGGTCACCCACCGCGTGGTGGTCGGCGACCGGCACGAGCTCGTCTACCGCTACGGACCGGGGGCCTGA
- a CDS encoding response regulator transcription factor, with product MSGNVSRILVVEDEPTIARAVVDRLVAEGFSVELAGDGPGAVERARACEPHLIVLDVMLPGFDGLEVCRRVQAERPVPVLMLTARDDETDLLVGLGVGADDYVTKPFSMRELVARIRAVLRRVERPAPDAVAAPQRVGPLELDPRARRVRRDGREVHLTPTEFDLLACLVRNRGTVLTRAVLLEQVWDWADASGTRVVDSHVKALRRKLGQDLIRTVHGVGYSLEIA from the coding sequence GTGAGTGGGAACGTGTCGCGCATCCTCGTGGTCGAGGACGAGCCGACGATCGCGCGGGCGGTGGTGGATCGGCTGGTGGCGGAGGGGTTCTCCGTCGAGCTCGCCGGGGACGGGCCGGGGGCGGTCGAGCGTGCCCGTGCGTGCGAGCCGCATCTCATCGTGCTGGACGTGATGCTGCCCGGGTTCGACGGGCTGGAAGTGTGCCGCCGGGTGCAGGCGGAACGTCCGGTGCCGGTGCTCATGCTGACCGCGCGCGACGACGAGACCGATCTGCTCGTGGGACTCGGCGTGGGCGCCGACGACTACGTGACGAAGCCGTTCAGCATGCGGGAGCTGGTCGCGCGGATCCGCGCGGTGCTGCGCCGCGTCGAGCGTCCGGCGCCGGACGCCGTCGCGGCGCCGCAGCGGGTGGGGCCGCTGGAGCTGGACCCCCGGGCGCGGCGGGTGCGCAGGGACGGGCGGGAGGTGCACCTCACGCCGACCGAGTTCGACCTGCTCGCCTGCCTCGTCCGGAACCGGGGGACGGTGCTGACCCGCGCCGTCCTGCTCGAACAGGTGTGGGACTGGGCGGACGCGTCGGGGACGCGGGTCGTCGACAGCCACGTCAAGGCGCTGCGCCGCAAGCTCGGCCAGGACCTCATCCGGACCGTCCACGGCGTCGGGTACAGCCTGGAGATCGCGTGA